One Candidatus Sulfurimonas baltica DNA segment encodes these proteins:
- a CDS encoding succinate dehydrogenase/fumarate reductase iron-sulfur subunit — protein MSTHSITTQKVNFRVFRFNAGDDYLPYYENYTMEVTSEEVVLDILNRIKWDFDGSFSYRRSCRHGICGACAIKVNGRSTLACKESMTTMIDWFGTDLTLEPLSIKRAVKDLIIDKGDFWKKHDAIHPYLISHIDEHPEMECAVTPEQADELNDADLCIQCGACHYACPVVEVNEDFFGPAAFAKAYRFEADVRDDAHITRLEELHEEKQGLWDCVKCFECAEVCPKEVNPIDKITKLHQMLFKEGVATSNVATRHAVGFKHSIAKHGVLDEGGLVLYSEGPAIIKHIPVALKMFRKGKIVMPWAIPKSDNLDEIQQLIKSSSTVKF, from the coding sequence ATGAGTACACATTCAATAACTACACAAAAAGTAAACTTCAGAGTATTTCGTTTTAATGCTGGTGATGATTACCTTCCATATTATGAAAATTACACTATGGAAGTTACATCAGAAGAAGTTGTTTTAGATATATTAAATAGAATTAAATGGGATTTCGATGGTAGTTTTTCATATCGTCGCAGCTGTCGTCACGGTATTTGTGGTGCATGTGCCATTAAAGTAAATGGTCGTTCAACTCTTGCTTGTAAAGAGAGTATGACTACTATGATAGATTGGTTTGGAACTGATTTAACACTTGAGCCACTAAGTATAAAAAGAGCTGTTAAAGATCTAATAATCGATAAGGGTGATTTTTGGAAAAAGCACGATGCTATTCATCCATATCTAATATCTCATATTGATGAACATCCAGAAATGGAGTGTGCTGTTACTCCAGAACAAGCTGATGAGTTAAATGACGCAGATTTATGTATTCAGTGTGGCGCTTGCCACTATGCTTGTCCTGTTGTTGAAGTAAACGAAGACTTTTTTGGTCCTGCTGCATTTGCAAAAGCTTACCGTTTTGAGGCAGATGTTCGTGATGATGCCCATATTACAAGACTTGAAGAACTACATGAAGAGAAACAAGGTCTTTGGGATTGTGTTAAATGTTTTGAGTGTGCAGAGGTTTGTCCAAAAGAGGTGAATCCGATAGACAAGATTACTAAACTACACCAAATGCTGTTTAAAGAGGGAGTTGCAACTAGTAATGTAGCAACTCGTCATGCAGTAGGGTTTAAACACTCAATCGCTAAACATGGCGTACTTGATGAGGGTGGATTAGTTCTTTATTCTGAAGGACCGGCTATTATAAAGCACATCCCTGTTGCACTTAAGATGTTTAGAAAAGGCAAAATTGTTATGCCATGGGCAATACCAAAATCTGATAATTTAGATGAGATTCAACAACTTATAAAATCATCATCAACAGTAAAGTTCTAG